The Anabas testudineus chromosome 14, fAnaTes1.2, whole genome shotgun sequence genome includes a region encoding these proteins:
- the mogat3b gene encoding 2-acylglycerol O-acyltransferase 3b isoform X1 → MTKEKTQLKEFLEAIGVLQWVLSFLFLGLACYILMVYLMFTSLWPLSTLYFIWLVIDWQTPETGSRRTGFVRKWRVWEHFKDFFPIKLVKTAELNPNKNYIFGSHPHGIMCAGAFACFSTEGCGFAEAYPGVRPTLAILAGLFRIPLFREYIMSAGLCPVSKPSLARLLSKSGKGNAVVIVIGGAAESLASSPGVNTVVVKDRKGFVRVALEFGADLVPVYSFGENELFKQVILSEGSLGRRFQDLFKKIMGFAPCLFIGERFALLPYRTPITTVVGSPISVPKRVLPTEDEVDHYHRLYMEALSKLFHEHKVKCGLSENHELRII, encoded by the exons ATGACTAAAGAAAAAACTCAGTTGAAGGAGTTTTTGGAGGCAATAGGTGTTCTACAATGGGTGCTGAGCTTTCTTTTTCTAG GATTGGCTTGTTACATCTTGATGGTGTATCTAATGTTTACCTCGCTGTGGCCTCTCTCCACGCTGTACTTCATCTGGTTGGTGATCGACTGGCAAACTCCTGAAACAG GGAGCAGGAGAACAGGATTTGTGAGGAAGTGGAGGGTATGGGAGCATTTCAAAGATTTTTTCCCAATCAAA TTGGTGAAGACAGCCGAGCTGAATCCAAACAAAAACTACATCTTCGGCTCTCATCCCCATGGTATCATGTGTGCTGGAGCCTTCGCCTGCTTCAGCACAGAGGGTTGCGGCTTTGCTGAGGCATATCCTGGGGTTCGACCCACCCTGGCGATCCTGGCTGGACTCTTCAGGATACCACTCTTTAGGGAGTACATAATGAGTGCAG GCCTTTGCCCTGTCAGCAAACCAAGCCTTGCCCGTCTCCTTTCGAAAAGCGGCAAAGGGAATGCAGTGGTGATTGTGATAGGGGGTGCTGCAGAGTCACTGGCATCCTCTCCTGGAGTTAACACAGTAGTTGTGAAGGACAGAAAAGGATTTGTCAGAGTGGCCCTTGAGTTTGG GGCTGATCTGGTGCCTGTTTACTCATTCGGGGAGAATGAACTCTTTAAGCAGGTGATTCTCTCAGAGGGCAGTCTAGGTCGCAGGTTTCAGGACCTGTTTAAAAAGATTATGGGTTTTGCCCCTTGTCTATTTATTGGCGAGCGCTTTGCACTCCTGCCATACAGGACTCCAATCACAACTGTTG TGGGAAGTCCCATCTCAGTGCCAAAGCGTGTCCTACCTACGGAGGACGAGGTCGACCACTATCACAGACTCTACATGGAGGCCCTGTCCAAGTTATTCCATGAACACAAGGTCAAATGTGGACTTTCTGAAAATCACGAGCTTCGGATCATCTAG
- the mogat3b gene encoding 2-acylglycerol O-acyltransferase 3b isoform X2: protein MLSFSSTRESTSIQINFGIKSAKGKVAGMTKEKTQLKEFLEAIGVLQWVLSFLFLGLACYILMVYLMFTSLWPLSTLYFIWLVIDWQTPETGSRRTGFVRKWRVWEHFKDFFPIKLVKTAELNPNKNYIFGSHPHGIMCAGAFACFSTEGCGFAEAYPGVRPTLAILAGLFRIPLFREYIMSAGLCPVSKPSLARLLSKSGKGNAVVIVIGGAAESLASSPGVNTVVVKDRKGFVRVALEFGADLVPVYSFGENELFKQVILSEGSLGRRFQDLFKKIMGFAPCLFIGERFALLPYRTPITTVVGSPISVPKRVLPTEDEVDHYHRLYMEALSKLFHEHKVKCGLSENHELRII from the exons ATGTTGAGTTTTTCCTCAACTCGTGAATCTACATCCATTCAAATTAACTTTGGAATAAAGTCTGCTAAAGGTAAA GTTGCAGGAATGACTAAAGAAAAAACTCAGTTGAAGGAGTTTTTGGAGGCAATAGGTGTTCTACAATGGGTGCTGAGCTTTCTTTTTCTAG GATTGGCTTGTTACATCTTGATGGTGTATCTAATGTTTACCTCGCTGTGGCCTCTCTCCACGCTGTACTTCATCTGGTTGGTGATCGACTGGCAAACTCCTGAAACAG GGAGCAGGAGAACAGGATTTGTGAGGAAGTGGAGGGTATGGGAGCATTTCAAAGATTTTTTCCCAATCAAA TTGGTGAAGACAGCCGAGCTGAATCCAAACAAAAACTACATCTTCGGCTCTCATCCCCATGGTATCATGTGTGCTGGAGCCTTCGCCTGCTTCAGCACAGAGGGTTGCGGCTTTGCTGAGGCATATCCTGGGGTTCGACCCACCCTGGCGATCCTGGCTGGACTCTTCAGGATACCACTCTTTAGGGAGTACATAATGAGTGCAG GCCTTTGCCCTGTCAGCAAACCAAGCCTTGCCCGTCTCCTTTCGAAAAGCGGCAAAGGGAATGCAGTGGTGATTGTGATAGGGGGTGCTGCAGAGTCACTGGCATCCTCTCCTGGAGTTAACACAGTAGTTGTGAAGGACAGAAAAGGATTTGTCAGAGTGGCCCTTGAGTTTGG GGCTGATCTGGTGCCTGTTTACTCATTCGGGGAGAATGAACTCTTTAAGCAGGTGATTCTCTCAGAGGGCAGTCTAGGTCGCAGGTTTCAGGACCTGTTTAAAAAGATTATGGGTTTTGCCCCTTGTCTATTTATTGGCGAGCGCTTTGCACTCCTGCCATACAGGACTCCAATCACAACTGTTG TGGGAAGTCCCATCTCAGTGCCAAAGCGTGTCCTACCTACGGAGGACGAGGTCGACCACTATCACAGACTCTACATGGAGGCCCTGTCCAAGTTATTCCATGAACACAAGGTCAAATGTGGACTTTCTGAAAATCACGAGCTTCGGATCATCTAG